The Flavobacterium faecale genomic sequence TGCTGGCCGCAGTGAAGAGGTCCAGGCGACTGTTTATCAAAAACACAGGGCTCTGCAAAATCGTAAGATGAAGTATAGGGCCTGACACCTGCCCGGTGCTGGAAGGTTAAGTGGAGATGTTATGGGTTTACTCAGAAGCATTGAAATGAAGCCCCAGTAAACGGCGGCCGTAACTATAACGGTCCTAAGGTAGCGAAATTCCTTGTCGGGTAAGTTCCGACCTGCACGAATGGTGTAACGATCTGGACACTGTCTCAGCCATGAGCTCGGTGAAATTGTAGTAACGGTGAAGATGCCGTTTACCCGCAGTGGGACGAAAAGACCCTGTGCACCTTTACTATAGCTTAGTATTGACCTTGGACAAATGATGTGTAGGATAGGTTGGAGACTGTGAAGTGGCGTCGCTAGGCGTTGTGGAGTCATTGTTGAAATACAACCCTTTGTTTGTCTGAGGCCTAACTCCGCGATGCGGGGGACATTGCTTGGTGGGTAGTTTGACTGGGGTGGTCGCCTCCAAAAGAGTAACGGAGGCTTCTAAAGGTTCCCTCAGTACGCTTGGTAACCGTGCGAAGAGTGCAATGGCATAAGGGAGCTTGACTGAGAGACATACAGGTCGATCAGGTACGAAAGTAGAGCATAGTGATCCGGTGGTTCCGCATGGAAGGGCCATCGCTCAAAGGATAAAAGGTACGCCGGGGATAACAGGCTGATCTCCCCCAAGAGCTCATATCGACGGGGGGGTTTGGCACCTCGATGTCGGCTCGTCACATCCTGGGGCTGGAGAAGGTCCCAAGGGTTGGGCTGTTCGCCCATTAAAGTGGCACGCGAGCTGGGTTCAGAACGTCGTGAGACAGTTCGGTCTCTATCTACTGTGGGCGCAAGAAATTTGAATGGATCTGATTCTAGTACGAGAGGACCGAATTGGACAAACCTCTAGTGTATCTGTTGTCACGCCAGTGGCACCGCAGAGTAGCTACGTTTGGAAGGGATAAGCGCTGAAAGCATATAAGCGCGAAACCCACCATAAGATGAGATTTCTTTTAAGGATCGTGGGAGATGACCACGTTGATAGGCTATAGATGTAAAGGCAGTAATGTCATAGTCGAGTAGTACTAATAATCCGTAAGCTTATGTACACCTTTTCCCGTTCGCCTCGGCGAACGGGAAGAAACTTTCTAGTAATACAATTAAATTTTCTTTATCTCAGTATGTTAAGATATTATGTAATGTTGATTAGCAATAAGCTAGTTTACCCATTGCAAAACGACCTTAAGGTGGTTATTGCGGCGGGGCTCACCTCTTCCCATCCCGAACAGAGTAGTTAAGCCCGCCTGCGCAGATGGTACTGCAGTTATGTGGGAGAGTATGTCGTCGCCTTTCTTTAAAGAACCCTGATTCATCCGAATCAGGGTTTTTTGTTTTATAAGATAGCATATAGTTTAAAACTATCTTTTATTAAATCCAGCTCGGATGGTGAAATTGGTAGACACGCTGGACTTAAAATCCAGTGAACAGCAATGTTCGTGCGGGTTCAAGTCCCGCTCTGAGTACTAGAAACTTCAATTAGTCTTCACTAATTGGAGTTTTTTTGTTTTTATAAGTATCTTTAGGATTATGAGATTAAGGTTTTAGACTTTATAATATTTGAACACTATCGACATGGTCAATTATGAGCGAGAATATACTTTATCTGTTCGTGTTTTCAATTTTGCTTGTTAGGCTGTTTTTAAATACAGAGGATTCGTATTTTATATTAATTTTTTAGTTAGAGTATATCAATCTTATATGTTATGTTTAAATTGAAAATCAGTTCTGATCTTCGCACAAAACATTGGCTCCATAGTTAACTATTAGGATGTAATTAACTTGTTTTTATCCGTGTTTCTAGTTGATCATTGTGATTTATATAAAAGTATTAAAGAACATGAGAAAATATATTTTTGTCTTGCAGAAGATAATTATATACCATTTGAAGCTAAATGTCGGATTGTATCAGCTCATATCTTCCCTGATGAACTTACTATTTTTGAATTCCCTCTACGAGCTAACTTTATTTTCTTGCAGATAAAACGGCGACGTTTGCTAGATTGAACACTTGCTAGCTTTTTATTTTCCAGGAATCAAATTTGAGTTTATTAAAAAGTAAGTTTTACGATCAGTATTAAACTTATGAAAATAGTGGATGAAATCGCTTTGGATAGTGCTAATTCTAGGAAAAAAATAGGAATAAAATATTTTTCTCATGTTGTTTAAGTTTGCGCTTGATTTTATGTACAAAAACTAGTCAACGAAGCTTGACAAGATATAAGATTACAAGAACAATGGAATGCTTTACATGAAGAAAACTAAGCTATCAAATAAGCTAAGTAGAAGAGTGCGAAATATCAGGGATTGCAAATTGAATACGGTTACGATATAAAGCACCTTTTCATGAGGAGTGGAGGTATCTTTTATGTATGATACTTGGTACATTGAAATTAAAGTAAGAAAATAGAATAGCTATATTATTTTATACTAATCCAACCTCAAAAAGGCTTACAATATAAATCAAGGACTATGAGTTATTTGCAATACTGCAACAATTAAAGAAGTAGTCTGTGTAATATTAGCCACTGATAGCATTTAGGCTAACAAGCAAATCTAGAGACTGTCAATAATGTAAATAAGATTTTGTAACTTTATCTTTTATTTTTTTAGAAAATAGTTGAGAATGACGTATTGTAATTTACGATATAACGTCTTTAAGATTTTAATTATGAAGCTGTTAAAGAGATGACATTTTTAAATGTAAATGTCCTTATTTAAATATTTTTAAATTTTTGTTTGCGGATTATCAATAGTTTAGGTATGATTTTTGAATTGTAAGGCATGATCATTTTGATTAGCGCTATAATAAGAGTCTTTTATTCTGTATTAAATATTCTAACATCTTAGTAGATATTGGCTTTGGTAAAAAATCAATAACCATTGAGTATTTTTTTGTTTTTTCTAAATCTTCAGGATCAATTGTAGAAGACAGTACTACTATGGATATAGAATTATAAGCTTCGTATTCAGGTAAGCAAAAAGTATCAAGGAATTCCCATCCGCCCATTACTGGCATGTTAAGATCTAAGAATATAAGTTGCGGTAGTTCTTCGACTTTGTCAGATTTTATGTTTTTAAAGTACTGTAATGCTTCTTCTCCGTTATTTGCTGTAATCGTCTCTTTTGCAAATGAGGTCCTAGATATTACTTTCTTGCATAACATTAAGGTAATTGGATCGTCGTCTACACATAGTATTTTATGTAACATTTTGCTTATTTTTGAAAATTAGTGTAAACGTCGTTCCTTTGTCTACTTCGCTGTTGATACTTATTGTTCCGCCCATTGCTTCAACCTGTGATTTTACCAAGTATAGGCCTAATCCCTTGCTGTCAGGGTAATTATGGAATCTTTGATAAAGTCCGAATACTTTATCGTGGTTTCGATCTAAATCAATTCCGATACCGTTATCTTTAAACGTTAAGGTAAATAAGTTGTTAACCTGTTCCGTAATTACGGTTATTTTTAATGGGCGTTTATCTGATCTATATTTTAAGGCATTCGATAATAAATTTAGTAATATACTCTCAATATATGATTTGTTTATTATTAGTGCAGGGACCCTATCGAAATCGATTTTTAAAATGGGTTTTTGTTTGTAGATTTCGAAAGAGAGTTGGTTGAATACATTTTCGAATACATCTTTCAATAATATAGGTTCTTTTTCTATTGAGGTATTATCTTTAATTATCATCACCTTGGTAAGGTCATTGATTGTGTCGTTTAATAAGTTGGTAGATTTATTGAAACCATGTAGGATTTCTTTTAACTCGTTGTCCTCAATGGTAATGTCTTCAATTAGGTTTAATAGACCGGTCAAATTTGAAATTGGAGCTCGCAGGTTATGTGATGTGATATATGAAAAATGTTTTAAATCTTTATTATTTTTTGTTAGTTCTCTAATAAGGTGTTCCTTTTCTTTTTCTTGTCTTTTTTCATCTGTGATGTCTCTTTGTATGGAGACCCAATGTGAAAGTTCTTTTTCTTTATTGAAAATAGGAATCATAGAAAATAAAAGCCAAAATTCTTTCTTTTCTTTTGTGTAACAAATCATTTCGATAAGCGCTTCTTTTTTTTCTTTTATCGCTGTGATTATTTTTCTGCTAACCTTTGGATCTGTTTTAGGCCCTTGTAATATGTCTGGAGATCCATTAATAACCTCTTCTTCGCTATAGCCAGTCATTATTGTAAAGGCAGGATTAACGTATACAATCTTAGGGAGTTGGTTATCGCTAAAAGTTGCTTCAGTGATAACTATAGCGTCTTTGGTCTGAATAATAACTGTTTCTAATAATTTTAAACGTAATTCTTCTTGTTTTCTTTTGGTTATATCTTGGATGGCACCAATCATCCTTGTTGGTTTACCCTCTTGGTCTTTTATTAAAAAACCTCTATCTAAAACATATTTATACGAATTGTCGGCGCATTTAAAGCGGTATTCATCTTGCCAGTTTTCTGTTCGTTGTTCAATAAATGCATATAGTTTGATCGACATTTTTATGCTGTCTTCTGGATGTATTTGCTCAAACCACCAGCATGAAGTTTTTCCTACTTGATTTTTATTATAACCAAAAATACTATTGATTCCGTTGTTCCAAGAAATCTTGTCATCTATAATATTCCAATCCCAGATTGTATCACTAGTAGCTTTGGCAACGATGTTAAATTTTTCGTTAGACTCTCTTATCTCAGCTGTATTTGCTTTAAGTTTTTCGAAAACAATTTTATTTTTTCTATTGTTTTCTTTTAGTATTAATCTGAAGATGAGACCTGTAAATGTTACGAGTGTAATGTCTTTTGCAAAGTTGTAAACTGGGTAGTTCCAGCTAGGCACAAACTTGATAGAAAGTTTATGAAAAACTATAACTGCAAATAGCGCAATGAGTAGGTAGACTATTGTTATTTGGTTTATTTTGTTTTTCATTACCCAAATGTAATTAATAAATGTGAATTAAAAAACAGGTGCTAAAAATTAATTAAAAGTTAGATTAGATAGGGTTTTAGGTGTTTATAGAGTTAAGAATGTGTAAAGTAGTTTGATTATTGTTTTTTATATGAAAATAAAGTGTACCTTTGCACCCATTAAAAATCACAGATGGAATCTATTAGAAACATTGCAATTATTGCCCACGTCGATCACGGTAAAACAACTTTGGTTGATAAAATTATGTATCACTGTCAGTTATTTCGTGACAACGAAAACACAGGTGATCTAATCCTTGATAACAACGATTTAGAGCGCGAAAGAGGTATTACCATTACTTCTAAGAATGTTTCTGTTCAGTATAAAGGAACGAAAATCAACATTATTGACACTCCTGGTCACGCCGATTTTGGTGGTGAGGTAGAGCGTGTATTAAATATGGCTGATGGAGTTTGTTTACTTGTGGATGCATTTGAAGGGCCTATGCCACAAACGCGTTTTGTATTACAAAAAGCATTAGACCTTGGTTTAAAACCATGCGTTGTTATAAATAAAGTTGACAAAGAAAACTGTACTCCTGAAGAAGTTCATGAAAAAGTTTTTGACTTAATGTTTGAATTAGGAGCTACTGAAGAGCAGTTGGATTTTCCAGCAGTTTACGGTTCTGCTAAGAACAACTGGATGTCTGACCATTGGGAAAACGTAACTGATAATGTTGAAGCATTGTTGGATATGGTTATCGAAAATGTACCAGCTCCTAAAGTATCAGAAGGAACTCCTCAAATGTTGATTACGTCTCTTGACTTTTCTGCGTTTACAGGTCGTATCGCTATTGGTCGTCTTGAAAGAGGTGTATTGAAAGAAGGAATGCCAATCTCATTAGTAAAAAGAGATGGTACTGTAACAAAATCTCGTATCAAAGAATTACATACTTTTGAAGGTCTTGGACGTAAAAAAGTAGCTGAAGTAATTGCTGGAGATATTTGTGCAATTATTGGTGTTGAAGGTTTTGAAATTGGTGATACTATCGCTGATGCTGAAAACCCTGAAGGACTTAAATCAATTGCTATTGATGAGCCTACAATGAGTATGTTGTTTACAATTAATGATTCTCCTTTCTTTGGAAAAGAGGGTAAATTTGTAACATCTCGTCATATTAGAGAAAGATTAACTAAGGAGCTTGAGAAAAATTTAGCCATGAAAATGGGTGAAACTGACTCTGCTGATAAGTTCATGGTTTTTGGTCGTGGTGTACTTCACTTATCTGTTCTTATTGAAACAATGAGAAGAGAAGGGTATGAGTTACAAATCGGTCAACCACAAGTTATCATCAAAGAAATTGATGGTAAAAAATGTGAGCCAATTGAGGAATTAACAATCGACTTACCAGAATCACTTTCTGGAAGAGCTGTTGAGTTTGTTACTATGCGTAAAGGTGAAATGTTAAGCATGGAGACTAAAGGTGAACGTATGATTGTGAAATTCAATATTCCATCTCGTGGAATTATCGGATTGCGTAATCAATTGTTGACTGCTACTGCTGGTGAGGCTATTATGGCACACCGTTTCATTGGATATGAGCCTTACAAAGGTGAAATCGCTGGACGTAACAAAGGTTCTTTAATCTCTATGGAAAAAGGAAAAGCTATTCCTTATTCTATCGATAAATTACAAGATCGTGGTAAGTTCTTCGTTGAACCAAATGCTGAGATTTACGAAGGTCAAGTAATTGGTGAAAACTCACGTTCTGATGATATGTGTGTTAACGTAACTAAGGAGAAAAAACAATCTAACGTACGTTCATCTGGAAATGATGAAAAAGCTAGAATTATTCCTCCAATCATTTTCTCTCTTGAGGAAGCTTTAGAATACATTCAAAAAGATGAATATGTTGAGTGTACTCCAAAATCTATTCGTTTGAGAAAAATCTATTTGACAGAAACTGATAGAAAAAGATTTAAAGTATAGTACTATCACAAGTATACTAAAAAAGCCATTTCGAAAGAAATGGCTTTTTTTTTGTTCAATAGTAGAGGTGATTTTTTTTATGTATAGGTGGTTCAATATTGTTTAACAATATTAGATCATTTATAAATTTTGGCAATAAAACAGTATAAGTAATAGTGTTACAAGGATTTTTGATACTATAGCGAATTTTGTGCTGTGCTTTACATGACTGCTTGTATAATCCGTGAGGGATTGAAGTGTAAATCCTTTTTTGGGGCTTTTTTTGCCCCTAAAAAGATTGAAACATAAAGCCCGACCCGCTTTTTTGCGGGTCACGCCCACCATTAAATTTATCTTTTTAAACTAAAATGTCCTTTGGCTGCTCTTCCATCTTCCAACTTAACGGTGTACCAGTAATCATCGCTTGGAAGTGGTTTGTTATTATAAGTACCATCCCAGCCTTGGTCTAATGGATTTAGTTGTTTAAGTAGTTTTCCATATCTGTCAAAAATATAGATAACGGTGTTAGCATTGAAGGTGCTATCAATTCCTTGTACATTCCAATAATCATTGTAGCCATCGTTGTTTGGAGTAAAGAATTTAGGTAATCCAATTACAGAAATCCTTTGGCTTACGGTTCCGCAACCGTTCACGTCTTTGATGTATACGTCATGAATACCTGAAGGAACATTTACAAAGATATTCGATTCTTGAAAAAAGGTATTGGCATCATCCAAGCTGTATACGTAGTTTCCGGTGCCTGTAACGTTGACGATTACGGTATTGATATCAGTCATATCTTCGATATCAATTGTGGAGATTTTCGCAATGTCTGATGGGGTTACCACTAT encodes the following:
- a CDS encoding response regulator; this translates as MLHKILCVDDDPITLMLCKKVISRTSFAKETITANNGEEALQYFKNIKSDKVEELPQLIFLDLNMPVMGGWEFLDTFCLPEYEAYNSISIVVLSSTIDPEDLEKTKKYSMVIDFLPKPISTKMLEYLIQNKRLLL
- a CDS encoding PAS domain-containing sensor histidine kinase: MKNKINQITIVYLLIALFAVIVFHKLSIKFVPSWNYPVYNFAKDITLVTFTGLIFRLILKENNRKNKIVFEKLKANTAEIRESNEKFNIVAKATSDTIWDWNIIDDKISWNNGINSIFGYNKNQVGKTSCWWFEQIHPEDSIKMSIKLYAFIEQRTENWQDEYRFKCADNSYKYVLDRGFLIKDQEGKPTRMIGAIQDITKRKQEELRLKLLETVIIQTKDAIVITEATFSDNQLPKIVYVNPAFTIMTGYSEEEVINGSPDILQGPKTDPKVSRKIITAIKEKKEALIEMICYTKEKKEFWLLFSMIPIFNKEKELSHWVSIQRDITDEKRQEKEKEHLIRELTKNNKDLKHFSYITSHNLRAPISNLTGLLNLIEDITIEDNELKEILHGFNKSTNLLNDTINDLTKVMIIKDNTSIEKEPILLKDVFENVFNQLSFEIYKQKPILKIDFDRVPALIINKSYIESILLNLLSNALKYRSDKRPLKITVITEQVNNLFTLTFKDNGIGIDLDRNHDKVFGLYQRFHNYPDSKGLGLYLVKSQVEAMGGTISINSEVDKGTTFTLIFKNKQNVT
- the typA gene encoding translational GTPase TypA, yielding MESIRNIAIIAHVDHGKTTLVDKIMYHCQLFRDNENTGDLILDNNDLERERGITITSKNVSVQYKGTKINIIDTPGHADFGGEVERVLNMADGVCLLVDAFEGPMPQTRFVLQKALDLGLKPCVVINKVDKENCTPEEVHEKVFDLMFELGATEEQLDFPAVYGSAKNNWMSDHWENVTDNVEALLDMVIENVPAPKVSEGTPQMLITSLDFSAFTGRIAIGRLERGVLKEGMPISLVKRDGTVTKSRIKELHTFEGLGRKKVAEVIAGDICAIIGVEGFEIGDTIADAENPEGLKSIAIDEPTMSMLFTINDSPFFGKEGKFVTSRHIRERLTKELEKNLAMKMGETDSADKFMVFGRGVLHLSVLIETMRREGYELQIGQPQVIIKEIDGKKCEPIEELTIDLPESLSGRAVEFVTMRKGEMLSMETKGERMIVKFNIPSRGIIGLRNQLLTATAGEAIMAHRFIGYEPYKGEIAGRNKGSLISMEKGKAIPYSIDKLQDRGKFFVEPNAEIYEGQVIGENSRSDDMCVNVTKEKKQSNVRSSGNDEKARIIPPIIFSLEEALEYIQKDEYVECTPKSIRLRKIYLTETDRKRFKV